TACTGGCCGCTGCCCGGAGAAGTCGATCTGCGGGGCCTCGCCGAGCTTCCTCCCCTGGCAGACCGGATCGCCTTGCCCTGCATCGCGGGGGGGGAGTTGGGCTATCGCCGCTGGAGCCCCGGCGATCCCACCGCCAAGGACGACACCGGCATCCCCGCCCCCACCAACGCCGCCAGCACCCTCGAAGCCAAGCAGTTCGGCCTTCTCTTGGCCCCCGCCCTAGCTTTCGATCGAGCGGGGATCCGCCTGGGCTATGGCGGCGGCTGGTTCGACCGCCTCCGGCAACAGAGCCCCTGGAACCAGGTGCCCGCCCTAGCGGTCGTTGCGCGGGGCTGCCTCGTGGAGCAACTCCCCGCCGACCCCTGGGATGTGCCCTTCCCTGGCTGGCTGGATGAGCAGGGCGTCCATTGGCGTGATGGAGTGCAACCTCTTGAACAACCTTGAAGCGCAGGCACAGCGGCGCATCAAATTTGACAGGATCAGGTCAGTTCACGGCGGCAACGGTGGATCGCGCAGGCAACGACGCAGTCTTTTCCTCGAACAACGCAGGCCGTCCGTCCTCCGCTGACGAGCCCCGCAGCCAGATCAGCACGAGCGCTCTCTCGATGATGGTGAGCTCGATGGTCCACATGGTTCAAGCCGGACAGACCCAGACAGACAGCAACTGGTCCGCTTAAGTCGTCAGCAAAGGCCCTGAACGCCAATGCGCAGAACCGTTCTGTTTTGCCTCGTCACTCCTCTACTGATCTCAGCCCCCTCGGCCAGGGCCCACGGGATTGAGACGAGCATCAACCGACTCGAGAGCCTCAACGCCAACCTGGTGCTCCAAAGCCAGTTCTCGACAGGTGAGCCCACCACCGATGCTCTGGTGCGACTGATTGGCCCGGACGGCAGCCAGCGTGAGCTTGGGCGAACCGATGCCGCAGGTCGTCTCAGCTTCGCCCTCCCGCCAGGCAGCCAAGGCGCATGGGAACTGCAGGTCGATGGCGGCCCGGGCCACCGGGACTACCTGGAGATTCCCGTCCAGGCCGGCGAAGTGCAGCTCGATCAAATCAGCACCGGTCCCCAACGGCGCCCCCTGCTCTGGCTCAGTACCTTCGGTGCAACTGCCATGCTGCTGGGACTTCAGCGCACGCGACGCAACCGTTAATGGCCACCGGCAGCCAGAAGCTCGATCAAATCGTTGACCGCCTCAAAGGCACCGCCGATCCGAAGCGGCGCTACGAATACGTGCTCTGGCTCGCCAAAAAGTTGGAGCCCCTCCCGGAGGAATTCCGCAACGACGTCTTCAAGGTCAAAGGTTGCGTGTCCCAGGTGTACGTCGTTGGACAACTCGTGGACGGCAAGCTCCATTGGCAGGGCGATTCCGATGCCGCCATCACCAAAGGCCTGCTGGCCCTGCTGATCGAAGGAACCGAGGGCCTCGATCCGAACGCCATGGCCGGGATTGACCCGGCCTTCTTGAGTGAAACAGGTCTGCAGGCCAGCCTGACCCCCTCACGGGCCAACGGCTTCTTGAACATCTTCAAGATGATGCAGGCCCAGGCCAGCGCCCTGACCCCCGCGGCGTAAACCCGGAAGGTCGATTTCTAGGATCACTCCTTTCGGATCGGCGACAGGATGACCATCGGCATCGGCTTGCTCGGGCTCGGCACTGTGGGAGCAGGCGTTGCGGAAATCCTGCAGACCCCTGACGGTCGCCACCCACTCGTGGGAGATCTGGCGCTCAAACGCGTGGCCGTCAGGGATCTGAACCGCCCACGGCCCATCGAGCTCCCCAGCGAGATCCTCTGCACCGACCCCGAAGCGGTCGTCCAGGACCCCGCGGTCGACATCGTCGTTGAGGTCATGGGTGGCCTGGAGCCCGCCCGCAGTCTGATCCTGGCGGCAATTGCGGCTGGAAAGCCCGTCGTCACCGCCAACAAGGCTGTGATCGCGCGCCACGGCGAAGAAATTGCGGCCGCCGCCGCCGAGAAAGGCGTCTACGTGCTGATCGAAGCCGCCGTGGGCGGTGGGATCCCGATCATCGAACCCCTGAAGCAGTCCCTGGGGGGCAACCGGATCCAGCGGGTGAGCGGGATCATCAACGGCACCACCAACTACATCCTCAGCCGGATGGCCGATGAGGGCGCGGCCTACGCCGAGGTGCTGGCCGACGCCCAACGTCTTGGTTACGCCGAGGCCGATCCGGCCGCCGATGTGGGCGGTGGCGATGCCGCCGACAAGATCGCCATCCTCTCGGGCCTGGCCTACGGCGGACCGATCGAGCGGGCGGCGATTCCAACCGAAGGCATCGATCGCCTGGATGGCTGTGATGTGAACTACGCCGAGCAACTGGGCTATGTGGTGAAACTCGTCGCCCAAGCCAAGAACCTTGGCACCGCCAGCGATGGCACCGTCCAGCTGGATGTGAGGGTGAGCCCCACCCTGCTGCCGAAGGATCACCCCCTCGCCGGCGTCCATGGCGTCAACAACGCGATCCTGGTGGAAGGCGACCCCGTCGGTCGGGTGATGTTCTACGGCCCAGGCGCGGGGTCCGGCCCCACCGCATCGGCCGTGGTCGCGGACATCTTGAACATCGCCGGCATCCGCGCGGCAACCGGAAACAACGGCGGACTGGACCCCCTCTTGGCTGCCAACCGCTGGCGCAACTGCGCCCTGGTGGATGCCGGAGAGACCCTGCAACGGCACTACGTGCGCCTGCAGACCGGTGATGAAGCCGGGGTGATCGGCCGCATTGGCAGCTGCTTTGGCGACCAGGGCGTCTCGATTCGCTCGATCGTCCAGTTCGAAACCACCGGGGATGCGGCCGACGCCGAAATCGTGGTGATCACCCATGAGGTGAAACAGCAGCACTTCGCCCAGGCCCTGGCGGCGATCAAGGCACTGCCCGAGGTGAAGGCCGTCGCGGCCTGCCTGCCCACGCTCTAGTGGCAGCCCCAGGGGCACCTGGGCCAGAGTCGGGAGATCGGTTGGCGCCGTTCCCCTGACCCAACCGCCGTTGTGTAGCTCAGCGAACGTCTTGAGCGCAGACGACGCGGAACCCTGGGCGGGTCAGCTGGTTTGCGCTTCGGCCTCACCCCTCCGTTGGCCATGACCTCAGTTAGCCCCTTCCATCAAGGCGATTGCGTCACCCTCGTGAGCGATTCGCACACCTACCAAGTGGTTGGCATTGATGACAGCCACAACCGCTGCTGGGTGCGGCGCTGGCCCCTCGCCCGCCACGGCTGCCCCGTCTTTGAAATTTCCCTGCAACAGCTCGAGGGACACCAAGCCACAACCCCCGCAAATTGAAGTCTTGGGGCTTGAATGGGGCGGCTGAAACCAAGCGCCCCATCACTCGCCTCCCCGCTGCTGCCGGCCTTTTGGCCCTGTTGCCGGCCCTGCAGCTGTTGATGGGCTGCCAGCCCCCCCACCCCGTCGGTCAGCTGGTGGTGGCCAACAAGAGCAGCCTCGATTCCGTCGATCCGGTCGATGTCTATCTGCTGGCCGGAACGCAACTCCTCAGCGCCGTTGGCGATCCCCTGTACGCCGCCGATCGGCAAGGGCAACTCCAACCCAGGCTGGCGACGGCACTGCCGCAATTCAGCGCCGACGGCCTGAGCGCTCGCATCCCCCTGCGCCAAGGGGTGCGCTTCCACGACGGAACCCGCTTCGATGCCGAAGCGATGGTGTTCAACCTCAATCGCTTCCGCCGGCTCGGAAAACTGAGCTACTTGCTGGACGACCGCATCGCGTCGGTGCGCAGCGTCGGGCCGTACACGATTGAGCTGCGCCTGACGCGTCCCTACCGCGCCCTAGCGGCGCTGCTCAGTTCGATCACCTTCACCCCGGTTTCACCTACCGCCTACCGGGACTACAGCGAACGCTCATTGACGGGGCGTTTTGTCGGGACCGGTCCCTACCGCTTGGTGAGCTACAGCCCGCGCAAACAGCAGTTGCTGCCCTTCGCGGACTACTGGGGGACGCCCGCGAAGAACGCCGGGATCCACCTGATCACCCTGAGCAACTCCACCGCCTTGTTCGGCTCCCTGGTCAGCGGAGAGGTGGACGTCTTGATCTCGAGTGGGCTCGAGAGCGACCAACAGCAGGCCCTCGATGCCCGCGTGGCCCGCAGGGAGCTGGTCAGCGGAGCTGGTCCGGCGATCGAGATCGCCCTGATGGCCCTCAACAGCCAACGCAGCCCGTTTAACAGCAGGGACGTGCGGCAGGCGGTGGCCCTGAGCCTGGATCGCCGGCTGATTAGCCAGCGGGTGAGCTTTGGCCTCAGTGAACCCTTGCGCTCCCTTGTGCCCCCACCCCTAGCGGGCTCCAGCCCCCCGAGCTGGCCGGCCTATGACCCCAAGGCCGCTCGGGCGCTCTATAAGCAGGCCGGCTTCTGCAACGGGAAGCGGCTGACGCTGCCGCTGACCTTCCGATCGAACCACGCCTCCGATCGCCTCTTTGCCCTCACCTGGCAGGCCCAGCTGCGCCGCGACCTGGGGGACTGTGTGCGGCTGGAGATCACCGGGGTGGAATCCACGAGCGCCTACCGGCAGCTGGCCCAAGGCGTCTTCCCGATGATCGTTTACGACTGGATTGGGGATTACCCCGACCCCGACACTTACCTGGCTCCGCTGCTGGGCTGCCGCAGGAGCACGGGCGACCATTGCCTGGCGGGCAGCAGCGTGGACTCGGGCAGCTTCTGGACGGCGCCCGGCCTGCAAGGGCAGCTTCAGGTCAGTGAGAGTCGCACGGGAGCGGCCCGCCAAGGCAGCCTGCTCACGGTCCAGCGGATGGCCGCCAAGGGCGCCTCGTTTGTCCCCCTCTGGCAGGTCAATGCCCGCGCCTGGGGACAACGGAACCTGAGCGCCCCCCAATTTGATGGGTCCGGCCGGGTGATCCTGCAGGCGTTGGAGCTGGTCCAGCCATGAGCCGCCGCTATCACCTCTGGGGCTACCTGCTGAGCCGCCTGGCCCTCGTGCCCGTGATGCTCTGGCTGATCGCCAGCCTGGTGTTCCTGCTGCTGCGGGTTGCCCCCGGCGATCCCATCGACGCCCTGCTCGGTCCCCGGGCTCCGCAGGCCGCCCGGGAGGCCCTGCGGCAGCAACTGGGGCTCGACCAGAGCCTGCCGGTGCAGTACGGCCAGTACCTCAACGACCTGCTGCACGGCCAACTCGGGACGTCCCTGACCAACCAGGAACCCGTCACCGCCGTGATCGCCCGCAGCCTTCCCGCAAGCCTGGAGCTCGGTCTCACGGCGCTGCTGATCGCGGCGGTGGTCGGGCTTGCCGTGGGCTTCAGCGGCATCGCCCGGCCGGAGGGCAAGCTCGACCTCTCCGCCAGGCTCTATGGCATCGGCACCTATGCCATGCCCCCGTTTTGGGCCGCGATGATGGTGCAGCTGGTGTTCGCGGTCTGGCTGGGCTGGCTCCCGGTCGGCGGGCGATTCCCCGCCACGTTGATCCCGCCGGATGGCAGCGGTTTCTACCTCCTCGACAGCCTGCTGCGGGGCAACGGCCAACAGTTTTGGGGCGCGATCCGGCATCTCGTCCTGCCGGCCAGCACCCTGGGGATCCTGCTCAGCGGCATCTTTGCCAACGCCCTGCGCCTGAATCTGCGGCGGGCCTTGGATTCCGACTACGTGGAGGCGGCCCGCAGCCGCGGCCTCAGCGAAAGCCGGGTGGTGCTTCGCCATGCCCTGCCCAATGCCCTGCTGCCGGTGCTGACCATTGCCGGCATCACCGTGGCGTCTCTGATCGGTGGCGCCCTGTTGATCGAGGTGACCTACTCCTGGCCAGGGGTGGCCTACCGGCTCCAAGAAGCCATCAGCCAACGGAACTACCCGGTCGTCCAGGGAATTGTCGTGGTGGTGGCCAGCCTCGTGGTGGCGGTCAGCGTGCTGGTGGATCTGCTGGTGGCCCTGCTGGATCCACGCGTGAAGTTCTGACCTCGATCCGGCTCTCCCAGAGCTTGGCCAGCTCGTGATCGAGCACGTAGGCGCTTACCCCACCCAGGTCCCGGCGCTGGGGCGGAAGGTCCCGTTTCACTCCGCCTTGCTCCAAGCCCCAAAGGAACTCACTACTCAAGCTCAAGATCAAGTTCTGCACCCGCGTGGGATCCACACCCACCCATTCCTCGCCGAACTTGAACAGGGGCGCCTCACTGCTCGACTGCATGCGCACGGGGGAGAAGTGGCTGGCTCCCTCGAGCAGCACCAAACGGCTGCGGGGATTGGGATCAGGCAGAAATAAGCGCAGCTGTTCGCTGAGGGGGGGCGTGATCAGATCCAGACTCCCGCCCAGCATCAACACAGGCGCCTGCAGCCCCCGCAGACCGCG
This DNA window, taken from Synechococcus sp. LTW-R, encodes the following:
- a CDS encoding 5-formyltetrahydrofolate cyclo-ligase, yielding MKQRRMALHPSTAPSLQRQAMQQLPGLLPEGTALGLYWPLPGEVDLRGLAELPPLADRIALPCIAGGELGYRRWSPGDPTAKDDTGIPAPTNAASTLEAKQFGLLLAPALAFDRAGIRLGYGGGWFDRLRQQSPWNQVPALAVVARGCLVEQLPADPWDVPFPGWLDEQGVHWRDGVQPLEQP
- a CDS encoding ABC transporter substrate-binding protein, with the translated sequence MKSWGLNGAAETKRPITRLPAAAGLLALLPALQLLMGCQPPHPVGQLVVANKSSLDSVDPVDVYLLAGTQLLSAVGDPLYAADRQGQLQPRLATALPQFSADGLSARIPLRQGVRFHDGTRFDAEAMVFNLNRFRRLGKLSYLLDDRIASVRSVGPYTIELRLTRPYRALAALLSSITFTPVSPTAYRDYSERSLTGRFVGTGPYRLVSYSPRKQQLLPFADYWGTPAKNAGIHLITLSNSTALFGSLVSGEVDVLISSGLESDQQQALDARVARRELVSGAGPAIEIALMALNSQRSPFNSRDVRQAVALSLDRRLISQRVSFGLSEPLRSLVPPPLAGSSPPSWPAYDPKAARALYKQAGFCNGKRLTLPLTFRSNHASDRLFALTWQAQLRRDLGDCVRLEITGVESTSAYRQLAQGVFPMIVYDWIGDYPDPDTYLAPLLGCRRSTGDHCLAGSSVDSGSFWTAPGLQGQLQVSESRTGAARQGSLLTVQRMAAKGASFVPLWQVNARAWGQRNLSAPQFDGSGRVILQALELVQP
- a CDS encoding homoserine dehydrogenase, with the protein product MTIGIGLLGLGTVGAGVAEILQTPDGRHPLVGDLALKRVAVRDLNRPRPIELPSEILCTDPEAVVQDPAVDIVVEVMGGLEPARSLILAAIAAGKPVVTANKAVIARHGEEIAAAAAEKGVYVLIEAAVGGGIPIIEPLKQSLGGNRIQRVSGIINGTTNYILSRMADEGAAYAEVLADAQRLGYAEADPAADVGGGDAADKIAILSGLAYGGPIERAAIPTEGIDRLDGCDVNYAEQLGYVVKLVAQAKNLGTASDGTVQLDVRVSPTLLPKDHPLAGVHGVNNAILVEGDPVGRVMFYGPGAGSGPTASAVVADILNIAGIRAATGNNGGLDPLLAANRWRNCALVDAGETLQRHYVRLQTGDEAGVIGRIGSCFGDQGVSIRSIVQFETTGDAADAEIVVITHEVKQQHFAQALAAIKALPEVKAVAACLPTL
- a CDS encoding SufE family protein, whose translation is MATGSQKLDQIVDRLKGTADPKRRYEYVLWLAKKLEPLPEEFRNDVFKVKGCVSQVYVVGQLVDGKLHWQGDSDAAITKGLLALLIEGTEGLDPNAMAGIDPAFLSETGLQASLTPSRANGFLNIFKMMQAQASALTPAA
- a CDS encoding ABC transporter permease, coding for MSRRYHLWGYLLSRLALVPVMLWLIASLVFLLLRVAPGDPIDALLGPRAPQAAREALRQQLGLDQSLPVQYGQYLNDLLHGQLGTSLTNQEPVTAVIARSLPASLELGLTALLIAAVVGLAVGFSGIARPEGKLDLSARLYGIGTYAMPPFWAAMMVQLVFAVWLGWLPVGGRFPATLIPPDGSGFYLLDSLLRGNGQQFWGAIRHLVLPASTLGILLSGIFANALRLNLRRALDSDYVEAARSRGLSESRVVLRHALPNALLPVLTIAGITVASLIGGALLIEVTYSWPGVAYRLQEAISQRNYPVVQGIVVVVASLVVAVSVLVDLLVALLDPRVKF